From Andrena cerasifolii isolate SP2316 chromosome 12, iyAndCera1_principal, whole genome shotgun sequence, a single genomic window includes:
- the LOC143375155 gene encoding large ribosomal subunit protein eL22: MSKGPANKKQALRGKGQKKKMSLKFTIDCTHPAEDSIMDVANFEKYLHERIKVAGKTNNFSNSVTLERDKMKLSVNSDIDFSKRYLKYLTKKYLKKNKLRDWLRVVSKDKDTYELRYFQINSQEDDDEEDVE, translated from the exons ATGTCCAAAGGGCCAGCCAACAAGAAACAGGCCCTTCGGGGTAAGGGTCAGAAGAAAAAGATGTCCCTTAAATTCACTATTGACTGCACACATCCAGCTGAAGACAGTATTATGGATGTAGCGAATTTT GAGAAATACCTGCACGAAAGGATCAAAGTCGCGGGTAAAACGAACAATTTTAGTAACAGCGTTACGCTCGAACGCGACAAGATGAAGCTTTCCGTCAATAGTGACATCGACTTCTCTAAGCG GTACCTCAAGTATTTGACAAAGAAGTATCTGAAGAAAAATAAGTTGCGTGACTGGTTGCGTGTAGTATCAAAAGACAAAGACACCTATGAGTTAAGGTACTTCCAGATCAACAGccaggaggacgacgacgaagaagatgtAGAATAA
- the Amt gene encoding ammonium transporter yields MEVGNNETNVTNCSIGQVHTISTYKLNQEDSNWIVTNSFIIFTMQTGFGMLESGCVSLKNEVNIMMKNVVDIVLGGLTYWAFGFAMSFGSNIFDNPFIAMGDFLIDPSINDRLMGPKCAAFLFQLSFATTSTTIVSGAMAERCNFKAYCLFSFLNTIVYCIPAGWIWGDHGFLKNIGVVDIAGSGVVHLVGGSSALACAIMLGPRLGRYDNGIDPLPLGNPVNAIMGLFVLWWGWLAFNSGSTYGITEHRWQYAARAAVSTMLASMGGGLIGLGFSLTNPNGIDILSQINGILGALVAVTGGCFLFRAWEAIIVGMVGAFVTCFAMPLLDKMHIDDPVGASATHGASGIWGIIAIGLFADDPYPLTTTSGRKGLFKGGGWYLLGVQCLTTLCLVLWSFSVSIALLWLINKVIPIRMNVHDELLGADLVEHRIRHMQIGVSRAMSALRPISREHELGSVHPVGINPGHNSFIEKYSRKNRLKFGKRLSLRKKTPRSPRPNTITDSVLSGKPRPNFAWMD; encoded by the exons ATGGAAGTAGGGAATAATGAAACGAACGTTACGAATTGTTCGATCGGGCAGGTGCATACAATTTCAACGTACAAACTTAATCAAGAAGATAGTAATTGGATTGTGACGAACTCCTTTATAATCTTTACTATGCAAACCG GTTTCGGTATGCTAGAATCTGGATGCGTTTCTTTAAAGAACGAAGTGAACATTATGATGAAGAACGTAGTAGACATAGTCCTTGGCGGATTGACTTATTGGGCATTCGGTTTTGCAATGAGCTTTGGATCGAACATATTCGATAATCCTTTCATTGCTATGGGTGACTTTTTAATAGATCCTTCTATAAACGATAGGCTTATGGGCCCAAAGTGTGCGGCGTTTCTGTTCCAATTGAGCTTCGCAACTACTTCGACAACAATTGTTAGCGGTGCTATGGCTGAACG ATGCAATTTCAAAGCATACTGCCTGTTttcttttctgaatacaattGTGTACTGCATACCAGCCGGATGGATATGGGGTGATCacggttttttaaaaaacattggcGTCGTTGATATTGCTGGTTCAGGAGTAGTGCACCTTGTCGGCGGTAGCTCCG CACTTGCGTGTGCCATTATGTTGGGACCAAGATTGGGCAGATATGATAATGGAATTGACCCATTACCTCTTGGAAATCCTGTCAACGCTATTATGGGCTTATTTGTGCTTTG GTGGGGCTGGTTAGCTTTCAACAGTGGCAGTACATATGGAATTACTGAACATCGATGGCAATACGCCGCTAGAGCAGCGGTTTCCACGATGCTAGCAAGCATGGGAGGCGGTTTAATTGGATTAGGTTTCAGCTTGACTAATCCAAATGGGATTGATATTCTCAGCCAGATAAATGGCATCCTCGGTGCATTAGTTGCAGTCACAG GTGGGTGTTTCCTTTTCAGAGCCTGGGAAGCCATAATCGTCGGGATGGTGGGCGCTTTTGTTACATGCTTCGCAATGCCTCTGTTAGATAAGATGCATATTGACGATCCCGTTGGAGCCAGCGCAACGCATG GAGCAAGTGGAATTTGGGGTATTATTGCTATCGGCTTATTCGCAGATGATCCATATCCTCTGACTACTACTAGTGGAAGAAAAGGCTTATTCAAGG GCGGAGGATGGTACTTGCTGGGCGTACAATGTTTAACCACCCTGTGCTTAGTACTTTGGAGCTTCTCTGTGTCCATTGCTTTACTGTGGCTCATTAACAAAGTTATACCGATCCGGATGAATGTTCACGACGAGCTGCTTGGCGCAGACTTAGTAGAACATCGAATTCGGCATATGCAG ATAGGTGTGAGCAGAGCTATGTCTGCTCTCCGCCCGATTTCTCGCGAGCACGAATTAGGAAGCGTACATCCTGTAGGAATAAATCCGG GTCACAATTCGTTCATCGAAAAGTACAGCCGTAAGAATCGTTTGAAATTCGGGAAACGATTGTCTCTGAGGAAAAAGACACCGAGGAGTCCTCGACCTAATACGATCACAGACTCTGTGTTAAGTGGAAAGCCGAGGCCAAATTTCGCGTGGATGGATTGA
- the Nsyb gene encoding neuronal Synaptobrevin isoform X2, with translation MATEGGLPADATAGAGAGTDGIVGGPRTPQQIASQKRLQATQAQVDEVVDIMKTNVEKVLERDQKLSELDDRADALQQGASQFEQQAGKLKRKFWLQNLKMMIIMGVIGLIVLAIIIAIATGDSDSQN, from the exons AT GGCCACCGAGGGCGGTCTACCAGCGGATGCTACTGCGGGTGCAGGTGCAGGCACCGATGGAATCGTCGGGGGTCCCAGGACGCCTCAGCAGATCGCCTCGCAGAAGCGGCTGCAGGCGACGCAAGCGCAGGTCGACGAGGTCGTCGACATAATGAAGACGAACGTCGAGAAGGTCCTGGAGCGTGATCAGAAGCTCTCTGAACTCGATGATCGAGCAG ACGCGCTCCAGCAAGGAGCGTCACAGTTTGAACAGCAGGCAGGAAAGCTGAAGAGGAAGTTTTGGCTACAAAATCTGAAG ATGATGATCATCATGGGCGTCATCGGACTCATCGTATTGGCCATTATTATTG CGATCGCCACCGGCGACAGCGACTCGCAAAACTGA
- the Nsyb gene encoding neuronal Synaptobrevin isoform X3, translated as MATEGGLPADATAGAGAGTDGIVGGPRTPQQIASQKRLQATQAQVDEVVDIMKTNVEKVLERDQKLSELDDRADALQQGASQFEQQAGKLKRKFWLQNLKMMIIMGVIGLIVLAIIIANFM; from the exons AT GGCCACCGAGGGCGGTCTACCAGCGGATGCTACTGCGGGTGCAGGTGCAGGCACCGATGGAATCGTCGGGGGTCCCAGGACGCCTCAGCAGATCGCCTCGCAGAAGCGGCTGCAGGCGACGCAAGCGCAGGTCGACGAGGTCGTCGACATAATGAAGACGAACGTCGAGAAGGTCCTGGAGCGTGATCAGAAGCTCTCTGAACTCGATGATCGAGCAG ACGCGCTCCAGCAAGGAGCGTCACAGTTTGAACAGCAGGCAGGAAAGCTGAAGAGGAAGTTTTGGCTACAAAATCTGAAG ATGATGATCATCATGGGCGTCATCGGACTCATCGTATTGGCCATTATTATTG CGAACTTTATGTAG
- the Atg8a gene encoding GABA type A receptor-associated protein autophagy-related 8a has translation MKFQYKEEHPFEKRKSEGEKIRRKYPDRVPVIVEKAPKAKISELDKQKYLVPSDLTVGQFYFLIRKRIHLRAEDALFFFVNNIIPPTSATMGSLYAEHREEDFFIYVAYSDENVYGH, from the exons ATGAAGTTTCAGTACAAGGAGGAGCACCCCTTCGAGAAGAGGAAGAGCGAGGGTGAAAAGATTCGACGAAAATATCCCGACAGGGTTCCT GTAATCGTCGAGAAAGCACCCAAGGCAAAAATTAGCGAATTGGACAAACAAAAGTATCTAGTACCATCTGACCTAACAGTCGGGCAATTCTACTTCCTAATCCGCAAGCGAATTCATCTTCGCGCCGAAGATGCTCTCTTTTTCTTTGTCAACAACATCATCCCGCCAACAAGCGCCACTATGGGCTCTCTCTATGCG GAACATCGCGAGGAGGACTTCTTCATTTACGTAGCGTACAGCGATGAGAATGTTTATGGACACTAA
- the Orc4 gene encoding origin recognition complex subunit 4 isoform X1 produces the protein MVRTNMNKKKSMAIDFQDNMILLTRKYLKRKIMCPETKFRHHVKERLHILELLKRTVDTGESNSALLIGPRGSGKTTLINSVLKELSSIKSFKENALIVNLHGLVHTDDRLALKDATRQMQLENVVGDKVFGTFAENLAFLLDCLKSGDKKRSKPVIFILDEFDLFCEHHNQTLLYNLFDIAQSAQAPICVIGMTCRLDVIELLEKRVKSRFSHRQIFLFPGDTSSSEQPASAFDDRLELFQHLLSLPDDENVNRIEQQYDDCTIDPQFGSMWNDYIKTLVGNATMVNLLKRMYQIDISERSFRNFLAVAVSTLSENHQRLEVNDFVEASKIFAQDDKVLMLEGLSVLEMCLIIAMKHETEIYDGEPFNYETVYNRYIKFATQNSSIQSVQRPVIMKAFEHIKNLEILTPVSGINSKVEKEYQYYKFLLTPQQVMEAVKNYPGLPTEVSQWALSSV, from the exons CAATATGAACAAGAAGAAAAGCATGGCTATTGATTTTCAAGACAACATGATACTACTGactagaaaatatttaaagcgCAAGATCATGTGCCCCGAAACAAAGTTTAGACACCACGTCAAAGAACGCCTGCACATATTAGAGCTGTTAAAGCGTACAGTCGACACAGGCGAGAGCAATTCTGCTCTATTAATTGGTCCTAGGGGTAGCGGAAAGACAACG CTGATCAATAGCGTCTTGAAAGAATTGTCGTCCATAAAAAGTTTCAAAGAGAATGCTTTGATAGTAAATCTTCACGGTCTTGTTCACACCGATGACCGTTTGGCATTGAAAGATGCCACTCGTCAAATGCAACTAGAGAACGTGGTAGGCGATAAGGTTTTCGGCACATTCGCAGAGAACTTAGCTTTTCTGCTCGATTGTCTAAAGTCGGGCGACAAGAAGCGGTCGAAACCAGTTATTTTTATATTAGACGAATTCGACTTGTTCTGTGAACACCACAATCAAACTCTGCTATATAATTTGTTTGATATCGCTCAATCTGCGCAA GCTCCGATATGCGTAATAGGGATGACTTGTAGATTGGACGTTATAGAGCTTCTAGAGAAGAGAGTTAAATCTAGATTTTCTCATCGTCAGATATTTTTGTTCCCTGGCGATACATCTTCGTCGGAGCAGCCAGCTTCTGCCTTCGATGATCGTTTAGAACTCTTCCAACATCTTCTTAGTCTTCCAGACGACGAGAATGTAAATAGGATAGAACAGCAATACGACGACTGTACAATAGATCCGCAGTTTGGATCCATGTGGAACGATTATATAAAAACTTTAGTCGGTAATGCTACTATGGTGAATTTGTTAAAGAGAATGTATCAGATCGATATAAGCGAGAGAAGCTTTAGAAATTTTCTGGCAGTAGCTGTGTCCACATTGTCGGAGAATCATCAAAGACTGGAAGTGAATGATTTTGTGGAAGCGAGCAAAATATTTGCTCAAGACGATAAGGTGCTAATGCTCGAGGGATTGTCAGTTTTAGAAATGTGCTTA ATAATAGCAATGAAACACGAGACAGAGATTTATGATGGAGAGCCGTTCAATTACGAGACTGTTTATAATCGCTATATTAAATTTGCCACTCAGAACTCATCCATACAAAGTGTTCAAAGACCCGTCATAATGAAAGCTTTCGAGCACATCAAG AATTTGGAGATCCTAACACCGGTGAGCGGTATAAATTCGAAAGTTGAGAAGGAGTATCAGTATTACAAATTCTTACTGACGCCGCAACAAGTTATGGAAGCTGTAAAAAATTATCCTGGATTGCCGACAGAAGTCTCCCAATGGGCTCTGAGCAGCGTGTAA
- the Nsyb gene encoding neuronal Synaptobrevin isoform X1: protein MATEGGLPADATAGAGAGTDGIVGGPRTPQQIASQKRLQATQAQVDEVVDIMKTNVEKVLERDQKLSELDDRADALQQGASQFEQQAGKLKRKFWLQNLKMMIIMGVIGLIVLAIIIAKFMPESAPPPPPYAYPPPGMPVQVPGAAVPGAAPAAAGGAAGAAGGASGPQTAGAALVGNLNGIHSVM, encoded by the exons AT GGCCACCGAGGGCGGTCTACCAGCGGATGCTACTGCGGGTGCAGGTGCAGGCACCGATGGAATCGTCGGGGGTCCCAGGACGCCTCAGCAGATCGCCTCGCAGAAGCGGCTGCAGGCGACGCAAGCGCAGGTCGACGAGGTCGTCGACATAATGAAGACGAACGTCGAGAAGGTCCTGGAGCGTGATCAGAAGCTCTCTGAACTCGATGATCGAGCAG ACGCGCTCCAGCAAGGAGCGTCACAGTTTGAACAGCAGGCAGGAAAGCTGAAGAGGAAGTTTTGGCTACAAAATCTGAAG ATGATGATCATCATGGGCGTCATCGGACTCATCGTATTGGCCATTATTATTG CGAAATTCATGCCAGAATCGGCACCACCGCCACCACCCTATGCTTACCCACCACCGGGCATGCCAGTCCAGGTACCTGGTGCAGCTGTCCCAGGTGCCGCCCCAGCTGCAGCGGGAGGCGCAGCGGGCGCGGCAGGCGGTGCGAGCGGCCCTCAGACAGCCGGTGCTGCGCTGGTCGGCAACCTGAACGGCATCCACAGCGTGATGTAA
- the Syb gene encoding vesicle-associated membrane protein synaptobrevin translates to MEGSGNSKDGDMGNQTPQQTASNKKLQQTQATVDEVVGIMKVNVEKVLERDQKLSELENRADALQQGATQFEQQAGKLKRKYWWKNLKMMIIIGIICVIILIIIIASLLPESSSSDKPADNQ, encoded by the exons ATGGAAGGTAGCGGTAATTCCAAAGACGGAGATATGGGCAATCAGACCCCGCAACAGACAGCGTCCAACAAAAAGCTGCAGCAAACCCAGGCGACCGTTGACGAGGTCGTGGGGATAATGAAAGTAAACGTGGAGAAGGTGTTGGAGCGAGACCAAAAGCTGTCGGAGCTGGAGAACCGTGCGGACGCGTTGCAGCAGGGCGCGACTCAGTTCGAGCAGCAGGCAGGCAAGTTGAAAAGGAAGTACTGGTGGAAGAACCTGAAGATGATGATCATCATCGGCATCATCTGCGTGATCATCCTGATCATCATCATCG CTTCGCTTCTACCGGAATCGTCGAGTTCCGATAAGCCCGCTGACAATCAATAA
- the Orc4 gene encoding origin recognition complex subunit 4 isoform X2, translating to MNKKKSMAIDFQDNMILLTRKYLKRKIMCPETKFRHHVKERLHILELLKRTVDTGESNSALLIGPRGSGKTTLINSVLKELSSIKSFKENALIVNLHGLVHTDDRLALKDATRQMQLENVVGDKVFGTFAENLAFLLDCLKSGDKKRSKPVIFILDEFDLFCEHHNQTLLYNLFDIAQSAQAPICVIGMTCRLDVIELLEKRVKSRFSHRQIFLFPGDTSSSEQPASAFDDRLELFQHLLSLPDDENVNRIEQQYDDCTIDPQFGSMWNDYIKTLVGNATMVNLLKRMYQIDISERSFRNFLAVAVSTLSENHQRLEVNDFVEASKIFAQDDKVLMLEGLSVLEMCLIIAMKHETEIYDGEPFNYETVYNRYIKFATQNSSIQSVQRPVIMKAFEHIKNLEILTPVSGINSKVEKEYQYYKFLLTPQQVMEAVKNYPGLPTEVSQWALSSV from the exons ATGAACAAGAAGAAAAGCATGGCTATTGATTTTCAAGACAACATGATACTACTGactagaaaatatttaaagcgCAAGATCATGTGCCCCGAAACAAAGTTTAGACACCACGTCAAAGAACGCCTGCACATATTAGAGCTGTTAAAGCGTACAGTCGACACAGGCGAGAGCAATTCTGCTCTATTAATTGGTCCTAGGGGTAGCGGAAAGACAACG CTGATCAATAGCGTCTTGAAAGAATTGTCGTCCATAAAAAGTTTCAAAGAGAATGCTTTGATAGTAAATCTTCACGGTCTTGTTCACACCGATGACCGTTTGGCATTGAAAGATGCCACTCGTCAAATGCAACTAGAGAACGTGGTAGGCGATAAGGTTTTCGGCACATTCGCAGAGAACTTAGCTTTTCTGCTCGATTGTCTAAAGTCGGGCGACAAGAAGCGGTCGAAACCAGTTATTTTTATATTAGACGAATTCGACTTGTTCTGTGAACACCACAATCAAACTCTGCTATATAATTTGTTTGATATCGCTCAATCTGCGCAA GCTCCGATATGCGTAATAGGGATGACTTGTAGATTGGACGTTATAGAGCTTCTAGAGAAGAGAGTTAAATCTAGATTTTCTCATCGTCAGATATTTTTGTTCCCTGGCGATACATCTTCGTCGGAGCAGCCAGCTTCTGCCTTCGATGATCGTTTAGAACTCTTCCAACATCTTCTTAGTCTTCCAGACGACGAGAATGTAAATAGGATAGAACAGCAATACGACGACTGTACAATAGATCCGCAGTTTGGATCCATGTGGAACGATTATATAAAAACTTTAGTCGGTAATGCTACTATGGTGAATTTGTTAAAGAGAATGTATCAGATCGATATAAGCGAGAGAAGCTTTAGAAATTTTCTGGCAGTAGCTGTGTCCACATTGTCGGAGAATCATCAAAGACTGGAAGTGAATGATTTTGTGGAAGCGAGCAAAATATTTGCTCAAGACGATAAGGTGCTAATGCTCGAGGGATTGTCAGTTTTAGAAATGTGCTTA ATAATAGCAATGAAACACGAGACAGAGATTTATGATGGAGAGCCGTTCAATTACGAGACTGTTTATAATCGCTATATTAAATTTGCCACTCAGAACTCATCCATACAAAGTGTTCAAAGACCCGTCATAATGAAAGCTTTCGAGCACATCAAG AATTTGGAGATCCTAACACCGGTGAGCGGTATAAATTCGAAAGTTGAGAAGGAGTATCAGTATTACAAATTCTTACTGACGCCGCAACAAGTTATGGAAGCTGTAAAAAATTATCCTGGATTGCCGACAGAAGTCTCCCAATGGGCTCTGAGCAGCGTGTAA